A single genomic interval of Chroicocephalus ridibundus chromosome 23, bChrRid1.1, whole genome shotgun sequence harbors:
- the PRNP gene encoding major prion protein homolog produces the protein MARLLVTCCLVALLLSAWTDVAFSKKGKGKPSGGGWGTGSHRQPSYPRQPGYPQNPSYPHNPGYPQNPGYPHNPGYPHNTGWGQGYNPSSGGSYYNQKPWKPPKSKTNFKHVAGAAAAGAVVGGLGGYTMGRIMSGMHYRFDSPDEYRWWNENSARYPNQVYYRDYSSPVSQDVFVADCFNITVTEHNIGPAAKKNVSEAGSAVNQTETEMETKVVTKVIREMCIQQYREYRLASGIRLHLADASLAALLLLTLFIMH, from the coding sequence ATGGCCAGGCTCCTCGTCACCTGCTGCCTGGTGGCCCTGCTCCTCAGCGCCTGGACCGACGTCGCCTTCTCCAAGAAgggcaaaggcaaacccagcGGAGGCGGTTGGGGCACAGGGAGCCACCGCCAGCCCAGCTACCCCCGCCAGCCCGGCTACCCCCAAAATCCCAGCTATCCCCATAATCCGGGGTACCCCCAGAACCCAGGGTACCCCCACAACCCAGGGTACCCCCACAacacagggtggggacagggctACAACCCATCCAGCGGAGGAAGCTACTACAACCAAAAACCATGGAAACCTCCCAAATCCAAGACCAACTTCAAGCACgtggccggggcggcggcggcgggcgccgtGGTgggaggtctggggggctacACCATGGGACGCATCATGTCGGGGATGCACTATCGCTTCGACAGCCCCGACGAGTACCGATGGTGGAACGAAAATTCGGCGCGTTACCCCAACCAGGTTTACTACCGGGATTACAGCAGCCCCGTCTCGCAGGACGTCTTCGTTGCTGACTGCTTTAACATCACGGTGACCGAACACAACATCGGACCCGCCGCCAAGAAGAACGTGTCGGAGGCTGGTTCGGCGGTGAACCAAACGGAGACGGAGATGGAGACCAAGGTGGTGACAAAGGTGATCCGGGAGATGTGCATCCAGCAGTACCGTGAGTACCGCCTGGCCTCTGGCATCCGGCTGCACCTCGCCGACGCCTCCCtcgctgccctcctcctcctcaccctcttcATCATGCACTGA